In Candidatus Eisenbacteria bacterium, the following proteins share a genomic window:
- a CDS encoding NAD-dependent formate dehydrogenase, producing MAKVLCVLYDDPVDGYPKSYPIDAVPRIDRYPGGQTVPSPKQIDFKPGQLLGCVSGELGLRKFLESQGHTLVVTSDKDGPDSRFERELPDADVVISQPFWPAYLTAERIAKAKKLKLAITAGIGSDHVDLQAAIDKGITVAEVTYCNSISVSEHVVMMILALVRNYIPSYHAVVEGGWNIADCVSRSYDLEGMVVGTVGAGRIGSAVLRRLKPFDVELHYNDRHRLAPEVERELGLTFHEDAASLVRVCDVVTINTPLHPETEHLFDDKLIATMKRGAYLVNTARGKICDRDAVARALKSGQLAGYAGDVWFPQPPPKDHPWRTMPHHGMTPHVSGTSLSAQARYAAGVREILECWLEDRPIREEYLIVSGGELAGAGAHSYSAGNVTGGSDEAARFSRGGR from the coding sequence ATGGCCAAGGTGCTCTGCGTTCTCTATGACGATCCCGTCGACGGCTACCCCAAGTCCTATCCGATCGATGCCGTTCCCAGGATCGATCGCTATCCCGGGGGCCAGACCGTACCCTCGCCGAAACAGATCGACTTCAAGCCCGGACAGCTCCTGGGCTGCGTCTCCGGCGAGCTGGGGCTCCGGAAGTTCCTCGAGTCCCAGGGGCACACGCTGGTCGTCACCTCCGACAAGGACGGGCCCGACTCGAGATTCGAGCGGGAGCTCCCGGACGCCGACGTCGTCATCTCGCAGCCCTTCTGGCCCGCGTATCTCACCGCCGAGCGCATCGCGAAGGCGAAGAAGCTGAAGCTCGCGATCACGGCCGGGATCGGATCGGATCACGTGGATCTCCAGGCCGCGATCGACAAGGGCATCACGGTCGCCGAGGTGACCTACTGCAACAGCATCAGCGTCTCCGAGCACGTCGTCATGATGATCCTGGCGCTGGTGAGGAACTACATCCCCTCCTATCACGCGGTCGTCGAGGGCGGGTGGAACATCGCGGACTGCGTCTCCCGGTCGTACGATCTCGAGGGCATGGTGGTCGGGACGGTCGGCGCGGGGAGGATCGGGAGCGCCGTGCTCCGGAGGCTCAAGCCGTTCGACGTCGAGCTCCACTACAACGACCGGCACCGGCTCGCTCCCGAGGTGGAGCGCGAGCTCGGCCTCACCTTCCACGAGGATGCCGCCTCCCTCGTGCGCGTGTGCGACGTCGTGACGATCAACACGCCGCTCCATCCCGAGACCGAACACCTCTTCGACGACAAGCTCATCGCGACGATGAAGCGCGGCGCCTACCTCGTGAACACCGCGCGGGGGAAGATCTGCGACCGCGACGCGGTCGCGCGCGCCCTGAAGAGCGGACAGCTCGCGGGCTATGCCGGAGACGTGTGGTTCCCACAGCCTCCGCCCAAGGACCACCCGTGGCGGACGATGCCCCACCACGGCATGACGCCGCACGTGTCGGGGACGAGCCTCTCCGCCCAGGCGCGATACGCGGCGGGAGTGCGCGAGATCCTCGAGTGCTGGCTCGAGGACCGGCCCATCCGCGAGGAGTACCTCATCGTGTCCGGCGGGGAGCTCGCCGGCGCGGGAGCGCATTCCTACAGCGCGGGGAACGTGACCGGCGGGTCGGACGAGGCGGCGCGATTCAGCCGCGGCGGCCGCTAG